CGCACTCGCAGTTCAGTGCGAAGGACGCCTCACGCTCACCAAACACCCGGATGGCTGCCTGTTGTTCTTCCCGCGCCCGGTGTGGGAATCGCACCGCGAACAAATCGCCGCCTGGCCGATGTCGGCCAAGGCCTGGCAACGCATTTTCCTCGGTAACGCTTGCGACGTCGAGATGGATTCGGCCGGCCGCGTGCTGATTTCGCCGGAACTGCGCGCCGCAGTCGGCCTGTCCAAGGACGTCATGCTGCTTGGCATGGGCACCCATTTCGAAATCTGGGACGCCGCCAAGCTCAACAGCAGCGAAGAAGCCGCCGTCGCCGGCGGCATGCCCGATGTCCTTTCCAATTTTTCCTTCTGAGGCGCCGCGATGACTGAAGTGGCGACGCCCGAGTTCCAGCACCTGACGGTGCTGCTCGATGAAGCGGTCGATGCGCTCGACCTGGCCGGCGCGCGCGCCGACGGTACTTATATAGACGGCACCTTCGGCCGCGGCGGCCACAGCCGCCTGATCCTGTCGAAACTGGGCGCCGGCGGGCGCCTGTTCGGCTTCGACAAGGACCTCCAGGCGATCGCCACGGCCGAGCAGATCACCGACCCCCGCTTCACCATCGTGCACGACAGCTTCGCGACCATGAAGTCTGCGCTGGCCGAGCGCGGCGTAGACCAGGTCGACGGCATCCTGCTCGACCTGGGCATCTCGTCGCCGCAGGTGGACGACGCGGCGCGCGGTTTCAGCTTCCGCAACGACGGCCCGCTCGACATGCGCATGGATACCACGCGCGGCATGTCGGCGGCGCAATGGCTCGCCATTGAAACCGAACAACAACTGGAAAAGGTGATACGCGATTATGGGGAAGAACGGTTTGCTT
This window of the Massilia sp. R2A-15 genome carries:
- the mraZ gene encoding division/cell wall cluster transcriptional repressor MraZ, yielding MFQGASAINLDAKGRMSIPAKHRDALAVQCEGRLTLTKHPDGCLLFFPRPVWESHREQIAAWPMSAKAWQRIFLGNACDVEMDSAGRVLISPELRAAVGLSKDVMLLGMGTHFEIWDAAKLNSSEEAAVAGGMPDVLSNFSF
- the rsmH gene encoding 16S rRNA (cytosine(1402)-N(4))-methyltransferase RsmH — protein: MTEVATPEFQHLTVLLDEAVDALDLAGARADGTYIDGTFGRGGHSRLILSKLGAGGRLFGFDKDLQAIATAEQITDPRFTIVHDSFATMKSALAERGVDQVDGILLDLGISSPQVDDAARGFSFRNDGPLDMRMDTTRGMSAAQWLAIETEQQLEKVIRDYGEERFAFQIAKAIVARRAIEPISSTRQLAGIVAGAVKTREKGKDPATRTFQAIRIFINQELEDLAAGLNAAYDMLAPGARMAVISFHSLEDRIVKQFFASKVKVEQPDRRLPIKAVDLPQPLMKLIAKIKPSDAEVAANPRARSAVMRVAERLPAKGAQ